AGGGATTGATATTCCTGACTTTTGTGTCGATTCTTGTGACTTTAATTGCCCTTCCGCACATGACAATGCAGGACATTGTCGTTTGTATTCTTGCCTTCATGCCAACTGGTTGGGGATTGCTGCAGGTGCTTTATTATTAATCTTTCCATCCCCGTCGCACTAAATAAATGTATATTCTTTTCAAGTCTCCTGCTTTTGGATTTTCATTGCCATTTTTATTTTGCAGATTGCACAAGCATTGAAACCCGTGGTACGGCGTGCGGGATTTTGGGGATCAGTGAAGACTCTTGCTCGTGGTTATGAGATTGTGATGGGTTTGCTTTTGTTCACTCCCGTTGCGTTTCTTGCTTGGTTCCCGTTTGTTTCAGAATTTCAAACACGTATGCTCTTCAACCAAGCCTTCAGCAGAGGATTGCAAATTTCCCGTATCCTTGGAGGTCAAAGGAAGGAGCGGTCGTCTCGCAACAAGGAATAGTTTGTCTAAGAAAGCcttactattattattttaatagccCGAATACCTTGTTATATATAGCTCAACAAGGTTTTCTATAACAATTGTAATTAGTTGCAAGTAACTATGAATGGGACGTGGTAAGAGGCTTAGGCTTGATTACTATCAAACATTAATGCAAGTTATTTTCTTATTTGGTTTTATCTGTTGTATTCCTTCACGATCTCAAACTAAAATATTTAGGCCCTTTGATGTGCATCCTAAAGggtaatcaaataaaaaaaaagagaggaaccCCGAACATGGATGCACTGCCTCACGAGGCTAATGCCTTAACATGAATACTTGTAATTTGTAAATAATTGCCGAGAGCACTTCTTCTAGCCAAAGAAATAGCAATACCATTCGCATCCCTTAGGACAAGGTTCATTTGCACTTCCCACTCTCTACACATGAGCTCCTTAATTTTGGCAAGTAGATCACCATCATCATTTCATAAACCCACCAAGCACTGAGCTGCAAGGCATGCATCTTTGGAGTCAGTCTCACAAATCATTCTCCTGGTgtcaccttctcaagccaacACTAAATCTCTGCATATTGCAAACAGCTCACAGCGGCGGACACCCTAAACTATTTAAGGCCTAGAACAACCACTAATCCACACTCCCTGGTGGTTCCGAATGGCACACCCAAAGCCAGTGCGTTGTTGTTCCATGAAGACACTAGCATTGCAGTTCACTTTTGTCCAACCCGGGTGGATTCAACCACACAGAACAGTGGATTTGATTTTGTAAATATTGAAACTTGTTATTAGACGCCTCAATGTCTTGAATCAACCTTGGAATGTTGAGAATCACTATCATTGGCGACCACACATCACTAGGATTGAAGATCTCTTGATTCCTATGTCTCCAAACCCACCACAGACCTGCGGCGGTGACTGCCTCATTCTCCACTTCATTCCCGCACCTAGGACATAGCTCGTTGTTCTCCATGCTTGGACAGAATCAGAAAGATGTTGTTGGCAGCGCATCATGAACCCCTAACAAAATAAGAAGTTTCACCTTCTCAGGCACATTGCGACACCAAAACCAAAGCCAATTAGAATGATGAATTCTCTGACTTCCCCGTTTGATTAGCAACTGGTAGCCATCTCTAGCTGTGTAAATTCTGGATGAGTTTGTGCTTCAACCCCAACCTGGATGACTACTAATAGACCGAGATGAGTTTAACGCTAAAATAAGGTCCATCACCTCAACAAGTATAGGAGTGGCAAGGATGTTCAAATGCCACCTTCCATTATTCCAAACATCAGCAATAGATATATCAAGATCAGTAATGTGGACATAATCAGATAGTTTCCCGCAAGAAGTCCAAGTATCATACCAAAAGGATTGAGCAGAGTTCTAGTTTCCCAACTTTGCTCTCCTTTAAACAAGATAACACAATTCCCAACATTGCGGATCTTGTGTAATTTATTtaccctttctctttttttctgggACAAGTTTTACCCTTTCATTATTTTCTTTCCAATATCGGACGCATTGAGCCAAATTTCATTACCTAGAATCTCCTTTGAAAAGGTATTCATTTCTAATTTTGGAACCAACTCAGAAACGCACACCCACACTTGTAGGAAAAAGTAGCCAACTTTTCTAAGAATTCTTGTATACCATCTACTATGACTCACATGGGTGCGTGTTTGACCAGAGTCTGGATGGCTCTCATTAGATCAAAGCAtgccaaaaatatcatttaataatGAGAAAGTGGGCTATGGCCAAAGCCACAGttgtttaggtttttttttttttttttttttttttttttaaaggaaaaatcaTAGGAGGATATGACATATGAGTTATCCTTAGGAGAAATATAATTTTGAGATAAAAGTTGAACACGAAATATTCTAAATGCAAACAAGACAATGCAGCAGATGACGACATTGTATTTTAGGGCTTAGTCAAGGTGCAGCAATGTTAATTGACATGGCAAGACAAATAGGCAAAGCTTCCTTGTATGGCAATGTGAGAGGCTGATGTTTCCATGTGGCACGTAGCTAGACACAATGAAAAGATCAAAGTGTTGCATTTGGTGTGACAAGAGAGTGAAAGGATGCATGTCGATGGGGATAGTGCTTACTGCTTAGCATTAagcaatataatataattaccatATCCTATTTCATTCGATTTTTGAGACTCCAAAGCAAAGCAACGGAACGGCCTGCAAAGAAAAGGACAAGGACAACCGTCCTCTAAACATAGAATGTTACATGTATACGTGTTTGGAACAAGTcgccttctttttctccttctcccaTTTGTCTCATTTTACTtgttctttctctttgtttattttcatcaGCTTATTATATCATGTGGCCCCTTCACTTCACGTGAACTCAGCATCTCCATCGTTTGTGTTTGTACGTAGCTTCATTCAGCTGATGATGTTTGTTTGATTCGTATGCTGTATCAACCAAATTTATCAACTATATACATTTCAAGTAAGCTACGTTTTTTATACTCAAATATTTATTTGGATCGGATATGCATGGCCGCATTTTTCTATATATAGTTACTTAGCCTGTAAAATCACCTTTCAACATTTCCTGCAGGAAAACTCTTAAGATCGGAGTATGGCATCGTCACTGGAGGAGCTTCTTGCCAAGGAAGGGTTCAAAGGAATCAGAAGAGTGGAAAGGACTAGATCATCCTTTCACGGTGGTGCTTTGACTGAGCCACGGAGACTCTCCCTATCGACTGAAGGAGTTACAAGGATCAGAACAAAGTCTGAGTCCTCTTCCTTTCAGGGTCAAAGCAGGAGGCCAAGGGATAAGCCCTTTCTTAGAGAGAAAATAATACATCAACGGTTGAACTATGAAGCTGCTCAGAAACCTTGTGACAACACAATTGAAGTTTCTAATAATGCAGAAAGAGGCAAAGAAATTCCTGCCATGACAAATAATAACTCAAGTCGCACAAGTTTTGAAGACAGaaacaacaaaaagaatcaaGATCACTATATTCATTCGGCTTCTAATCTTGCTCTTGATCAAGTTGCTGTCCAAGCAGTAGTGTCCATTCTGAATGGATACATGAAACGTTTTCTAGGAGATGAGGACTTCCGGGCTACACTGCGTCATAATTGTTTCTCCTCTTTGAATTTCATTGAATTGAAAGAAGAGAACAATACTGAGACCAAAATCATAACAAGCCTTGAGCAAGCAATCGAGACCATTGAACAAACTGCAGAGCAGTCTGCACCTTCCACACATCTGAAAAGAGCCACAATGCAGTTAAGCATCATCACGGGCCTGAGTTTAAACGATTTGAAGCACGGTTGTACCTGTGGGATCCCGAATTATAAGTTGTCAGCCTGTGCTCATCTTTATCTCAGTGTGGTATATGTGATACAGAGAAAAAGCAAGGTATCTGCAAAGCATCTCTTGCAAGTGTTTTGTGATTCGCCTTATCAGGCGCGATCGATATTGTTGCCTGAACTGTGGGAGCAACTATTTTCCCCACAACTTACCCATTTGAAGGCATGGCACGACAAAGAAGCTGAGATTTTAGCAACCACACCAAACAGAACAAGGAAGACAAAGCTTCTTCAACAAGTGTATAATGAACATTTGGATTCTGCTACTCATATATTTGCTGTATACTACAAAGATTGGCTCACTGAAGGAGTTGAGTCTCCAGCTATTCCTTCCATTAGCATTCCATCAATATCTGTCGCAGCAAGTTCATTTGGTCATTCTTCAAACTCTGCTAGCTCCAACGAACCCTTCTCACCCCAGCCAATGATCAGCAAGAAACTTTATGATTCTGTCTTTGGTAGCTCCAGCAAAACCAAAGTTTATGACGCTCAGGATAACATAGAAATGTGTGTTTCAGGCTCTTATAGTTCTACTATTGTTAAACAAACGTTAACATATGAGTCTGAAACAACTAAATTTACAGATCAGGATATTGAAGATTTCGCTCTCGGTTTACCAATTGAAGCACTCCATCAGGTAAGTAATTTCTCATTTCTGTCTAGCACTTTTTGCTTTCAATTGGATTTTCTTATGAATCATGTTCATCTTTGTACGTTCTTGATCACTGCACTCTTAATattctatattttattatatatattttgcttgAAGTCCTGAGTTTGTCTTCTTGGCTCTACATGTTGAATAAAATTATGCATTCTGCAATAAACAAGTTACAGAAAAAAAGTTTCATATTCTGGCCATTCTCCTGCTATCACAATCACATATTTTCTCATTATCGAATAATATTTGAAAGCAGAAAGGAACTCAAGTTACAACAGCAGAAGAATTAAAGGAAAGGGGTATCAGCAATAACATTGACAAACCCTTCTCCACACAAACCTATTTAGACAGCCACATAGTGGATGCTCTATCATTTGGTAAGGAAGATGAACTTACTCTCATAAGGGTAAGGGCATCTATTTTAGCATGGTGAAACATACAAAACTCTTTCCATCCCAGTTTTTTATTACCTTACCTGGTCTATCATCTTTCATGTGCAGCCAAACAAGATGAGGTCTGCTCTTGCAGGTGGGGGAAATAATATGTTAGGTTAGTTTTCCTTCTTCAAATAGCATACATGTAATATTCATGTATTGCGTTCACATTTCGGTGCAGCATTATGTTCTCCAAGCATTCCAGACGAATTTATTTGTCCTCTTACGGGAACTGTCTTTGAGGAACCAGTCACCCTGGAGACTGGTCAAACCTTTGAAAGAGAAGCCATCAAGGCGTGGTTTGAGAAGGGAAACAGAACATGTCCGGTAACTGGAAATACTTTAGAATTTGTGGCTATGCCGCTTACCAACCTTATTTTGAAGCGTGTGATTGATAAATGGAAGTCAGAAAGTTTGGATCACCTTCTAAATCTTGCTTCTCAAACAGTGGGAAACTCAAAGGAATTTAATTCAAGAAATGATGAGGTTGCTGTTTTCAAATTGGAGAGTTTCCTGTCTTCTTTCAATGATGAGGAGAAAAGAACTTATGCCAAGTATCTCATCTCTTTAGGAGTTCTATCATTTCTTTTTAGGAGGTTTGAACTGggaaatttggaggaaaaatcACGTGTGGTGGCACTCTTGTTAATTTGTATTGTATCAGAATCTCGCTGCATATATCGGATAGCAGAAAATATCAACAGAAAATgtcttcttgagcttcttcacagCAAGGAGGATACTCCATTAACAAATGCAATATTATTGCTTACTGAACTTTCATCCATGAAGAGGTCAGTGTTATCAGATTGAAGAATCACCCTTCTTTCTGAAATATCAATTCCTTCACCTgctcctcttttttttcataGGAGAAAGGATGTTACATCATTCATTAGTGACTTGGTGGGTGAAGATGTTTTTAAAACACTTGGCATTCTACTCAAGTATCTTAACAAATCTACTTCACAAGAAAAGTCCCTAACCGCCGTTCTGTTGCTGCACTTTGATCTACTGGTATGATAAAATAACCTTGCCCCCACACAGATCTTGCCATGTATTTATTAACTATGACAATTTTGCTGCGCAGGTTGAGCCTCAAAAGTTTAGCATATACAGAGAGGTGGCAGTGAATGTCATTACGGCAGCACTTGATGCCAGCTTAAATGATGAGAAGGCCCGAGCGGAGTGTTGCAGAGCACTTCTAGTTTTGTGTGGGCACTTTTCCTCTGATGGGAGGATACTGACAAAGACTAGAACCTTTGAAGAAGCAGATTGCAATATCAACACATCGGAAGTAAGACTTCAAGGCCATGAAGAAGAGGGTCTACTGTGGGATCATGCAGCCACTTTGTCTGTGAGTTTTCTTCTCTTGGTCTTTCTTTTGACACCATGAACATTTATGTTGAAGAGTTGTGTTTAACTGGGAGCAATAGAACTTTACTGGCATGACATGAATACCATGGTTTCTAGTTAGTGTTTTCAATCATATAAGCTCTATACCTGTCTTGGCTGACGAGTTAATTAAAATGATAGGAAGATGAAGAAGCAATGGTAGAAGAGTTGTTAATGAAGTTGATAGAATCACTAGTTGGAAATGGAGAAAGCCCATTTTTGACCAACTTATGTAGATGCCTAGATTCTAGACACCTAGATTTGGTGAGGGAGTGTCTAGTAACGGTTAAATGGTTGAGCTCCTCACTCTCCAAGCTAATGAATGTGGGATTTCATCTTCCTGCCTTCTTAGCCCTCATCTCTCAGTTGAAAGGAATCTTGGAAAATGGAGAACTTGAGCTCAAGACTCTTGCGTCAGTGTCCTTGCTTAATTTCAGTAAAATTTCAGGTTTGTCGCTCTTCATTTTTGGTTTATTtctgttataatttatatttatcagtttTGAACATCCATTATCACTTTGAATATAatttaagaaagagaaagagtataCATTTATGTGAAAGCCAAGTATGGATATGAAATATTACATGTGTGTTGTATTTCTTTGTTACAGAATGCAGAACTCTGTTGAAGACAATGGCAGAAGATATTGCACCCCTTCTTCATAGGCTTGTCGATGTAACATGGACTGCTAAGCAGCTGCATGCCATTGTGTCTGGGGGGAATCTGTAGACTGTGTACTTGTGTAGTATTATAGGGagttttcattttgatttttgataGTATTTAATGTTAGAAAAAGCAAATACTTTTAACTGTGTACATCCTTGTGTAGGAAACAGTATATTGCACACTTATTTCATTAacttcgctttttttttttttttttttttttgtccttgTCAAGATTTGAAGTTTCCAAAAGGTTGGGACAAAAAGAGTGGATAAATTGCTTCTTCaaactgtttttcttttttttttctttctctctcataATAATTAACATGAAAGATGATATTGTGAAACCAAGTCGGTATAAATGAAGGAATTATATTTAGgcaactactcaaatgaagatgctaaaaacatctttttatgaagattcttgtgttaaaagtgtactttgtttgtttagccacactttaaaaaaaataacacttttgtaacacatcaaaatcaaaccatacatttcatcatctaatggtaaaaaagaagcatcttcatataaagacaataataaaatcttCATGGTAGTATCCACCTTATATTTATTCTAGTCCAAAGAAGAAAATGGCATGTGAGCAATGAAAGCAATCATCCCAATTATCTCGAAATGGAGCAGGTCATGCTTTCTGTCAGTGTGactaagtaaataaaagcaagaGGGACAATGGTAAATCATAATGCCTAGAACAGAAAAGAAGTGAATAATTGGAATAAAGTCAAACTTTAGAAACCAGTTGAAGATCCTCGTGTTGTTGGACTTGCATTTCGGTGGTTTCTTCAAGGTTGATGCCTTTGTACCAGCGAGAACAGAACAAGTAGAGGAGAAAGTCCAAAGCAGTGAGCACCGCAAGGAGGAAGAACCACCTATCCATGTGGCCATCATTGAGGTTGTTGGGAATCCAGCCTGGCCTCTCCTCTTTTGCAGTGATATCCATTACGATCAAAATCAGCATGCTGCTGACATAGTTTCCAAGAGAAATTGAAGCCATGCAGAGTGAGCTCCCAAAGCTCTTAATCCCGTCTGGGGCTTGGCCATTGAAAAAGTCCAATTGACCCACGTACATGAAAACCTCTGAGGCACCAACCAGAACATACTGTGGGATCTGGCAGAATATGCTTAGAGAACTGGCCTTCTCCCCAGGAATCACACGTTTGAGCCTTTCTATCTCTGTGATACCAGCTGCAATCATTGATAGCATTCCAATGATTAGGCCAACTCCCATTCTCTGAAGCTCAGTCAGTCCCTTGGGGTTACCGCTCAATCTCCCGGCCAACGGGACCAGAAATTGGCGATAAATTCCGGTGCATAGCAGGACGCTGGTGATATCAAAGACCGACATGCTGGCTGCTGGCAACTGAAACTTTCCTATCTTGTTGTGCATGACATCCCCTTGCTCCACAAAAAGAGATGCCATTTGGGTGAACACAACAGAGTAAATAATGGTGCATAGCCAAACCGGTAACATTCTCAACACGCATTTGGCTTCCTCAACCTGAGTTACAGTGCAGAGCCGCCAGTGATTCTTTCCTTCGTTTTCATCTCTCGGCGTTTTTGTTGCTGCCTTGTCCATGAATCTGCTCTCAACATTTGGAAAATGTTAGAAATAATTCCCATCCAATATGCCTAGATCGAGTTTGATAACTACTTACCCAAAATCTTGGCTGTGCATGATCTTTCTACTCCCTTTGATGGCAGACTCTGGACCATCGACCTCGTGGAGTTGATCTGCTTTGGCGGGATGAAGCTTCCACTTCCTAGTGGAAGCGACGAAGACCTGTGCAACCCTTACGACAGGGTTGCCACAGGGGGCAACGTATCTGTATTTGCGATAACCGGCGACGAAGGAAAGCAAGGCAAGAAGGGCAGAGGCCAAGGAGACGAGGAATCCCATTGTCCACATGCCTGAATTCTCATAGTAGACGAGGATGGTGTTGGAGAAGAGGGAGCCGAAGTTGAGGGCGAAGTAGAAGTAACAGAAGAAGGCCTCTCTTGAGCGGCTCTGATCTTGTTTGTTGCCATCGAACTGGTCTGCACCAAAGGTTGCGAGGGTGGGCTGGTGGCCTCCGTAACCGAGTGCCACCATGTATATGGACACATAGAAGATGGAGACGCCCGTTGAGGAGGGGTGCCTGCATTCTGTGTTCTCGTCTCCGCAGCCAGCCGGCTTGATCAAGAATCTCCTGGACGTGAAAGACAGGAGCCCCAAACCCGCTACAAAGATGACTTGAAAGATAGCGCACGTTCTGTATCGACCCCAGTAGGAATCACTCAGGAATGCGCCTATGAGTGAGCATATGTACACCGTTCCTGTCCACTTGCTCACATTGTTTGCGGCGACCGCACTGTCCTGTCTCAGCACTCTCGTTAGGAACAGAACCAAGTTCACTCCCACTCCAAAGAAGGCCAACGTCGCCAGTGCTTGATTCGCTGCATGCAATGCAAACAATCAGCACATAGATACACACAATTCAAACTAAAAGGCAATTAAGTACCTACCCAGCAATATCCAAGCAGTTTTCCACCCTCCTGCTGGAGTCTCCCCTTTCCCTTCATTTTCGCCAGCTGTCTCTTCCCCGCTGCTTCCATTTACTGCTGCACTTATCTGTTTATCAATAGTCCTATCCTTAGCTTGCGTCTTTCTTGGTTGGgccatgaaaaaataaaaagacaacACAAGCTACAGCTAACCTCGATCTCTTCAACATTGTTGGAGGAGGCAACAGTGAATGGAGCAGCAACTCCTGGTTCCATCTTTTGCGAAACTTAGTGATAGATATGGTGAACTCCTCCGGAACTGTGTCAAGTTCTGGAGATGGCAAAGAGCAGCAAGAAGATCCAGCAATAACGAACGTCAAGATTCCCCGGGAAGACACAGGATTTACCCTATTAAAACTTATTGTCATTTATGGTTTAAAAACTTTCAATTTTTTCCGATACCGGCTCTGCCCTCACTCTAATTAATATCGtctcactcactctctctctttctctctctctctctctcaatctcGATCTCAGCTCCGATCCTCTCATACAAACACCACTACAGCATGGACCTGAAACTCACGAAAGTGAAAGCCAAATTGGAACGGAAGAAcctcaaatttttaattattaataaagaagatgatgaaaactAGTTATAGAGATcgatgaagagatcaagcatcaaggTGGTTTGAGGAACAAAAGATAGAAGCTTAAATCTGTTGCTACTGTAACTAACAACACTCCTTGCAATGTTCTCAGACTTCCTCATGTTTAAATACTACGTAGCGTTATGGTATAAAACTGATCCGATATGTCAGGGTCCTCATGGAATGCATGTCTCGGTTTTGACTTTTCAATGGGTTATGCTGTCTCTGGAACCGGTATTCTTGCATCTTCCCGTATTTTTATATGGCTTTACTATTTTCTATGCTTTGACTCAGTTAATCAAACACACAATTTCTTATACAATCCTTCTCTTCTCTTAGTTTAGTTACTCCTATAGAAAACTAGTATCAACTATCAAGCACGTGATAT
The sequence above is drawn from the Arachis hypogaea cultivar Tifrunner chromosome 4, arahy.Tifrunner.gnm2.J5K5, whole genome shotgun sequence genome and encodes:
- the LOC112745013 gene encoding protein NRT1/ PTR FAMILY 7.1-like, with the protein product MTISFNRVNPVSSRGILTFVIAGSSCCSLPSPELDTVPEEFTISITKFRKRWNQELLLHSLLPPPTMLKRSSGEETAGENEGKGETPAGGWKTAWILLANQALATLAFFGVGVNLVLFLTRVLRQDSAVAANNVSKWTGTVYICSLIGAFLSDSYWGRYRTCAIFQVIFVAGLGLLSFTSRRFLIKPAGCGDENTECRHPSSTGVSIFYVSIYMVALGYGGHQPTLATFGADQFDGNKQDQSRSREAFFCYFYFALNFGSLFSNTILVYYENSGMWTMGFLVSLASALLALLSFVAGYRKYRYVAPCGNPVVRVAQVFVASTRKWKLHPAKADQLHEVDGPESAIKGSRKIMHSQDFGFMDKAATKTPRDENEGKNHWRLCTVTQVEEAKCVLRMLPVWLCTIIYSVVFTQMASLFVEQGDVMHNKIGKFQLPAASMSVFDITSVLLCTGIYRQFLVPLAGRLSGNPKGLTELQRMGVGLIIGMLSMIAAGITEIERLKRVIPGEKASSLSIFCQIPQYVLVGASEVFMYVGQLDFFNGQAPDGIKSFGSSLCMASISLGNYVSSMLILIVMDITAKEERPGWIPNNLNDGHMDRWFFLLAVLTALDFLLYLFCSRWYKGINLEETTEMQVQQHEDLQLVSKV
- the LOC112745011 gene encoding putative E3 ubiquitin-protein ligase LIN; this encodes MASSLEELLAKEGFKGIRRVERTRSSFHGGALTEPRRLSLSTEGVTRIRTKSESSSFQGQSRRPRDKPFLREKIIHQRLNYEAAQKPCDNTIEVSNNAERGKEIPAMTNNNSSRTSFEDRNNKKNQDHYIHSASNLALDQVAVQAVVSILNGYMKRFLGDEDFRATLRHNCFSSLNFIELKEENNTETKIITSLEQAIETIEQTAEQSAPSTHLKRATMQLSIITGLSLNDLKHGCTCGIPNYKLSACAHLYLSVVYVIQRKSKVSAKHLLQVFCDSPYQARSILLPELWEQLFSPQLTHLKAWHDKEAEILATTPNRTRKTKLLQQVYNEHLDSATHIFAVYYKDWLTEGVESPAIPSISIPSISVAASSFGHSSNSASSNEPFSPQPMISKKLYDSVFGSSSKTKVYDAQDNIEMCVSGSYSSTIVKQTLTYESETTKFTDQDIEDFALGLPIEALHQKGTQVTTAEELKERGISNNIDKPFSTQTYLDSHIVDALSFGKEDELTLIRPNKMRSALAALCSPSIPDEFICPLTGTVFEEPVTLETGQTFEREAIKAWFEKGNRTCPVTGNTLEFVAMPLTNLILKRVIDKWKSESLDHLLNLASQTVGNSKEFNSRNDEVAVFKLESFLSSFNDEEKRTYAKYLISLGVLSFLFRRFELGNLEEKSRVVALLLICIVSESRCIYRIAENINRKCLLELLHSKEDTPLTNAILLLTELSSMKRRKDVTSFISDLVGEDVFKTLGILLKYLNKSTSQEKSLTAVLLLHFDLLVEPQKFSIYREVAVNVITAALDASLNDEKARAECCRALLVLCGHFSSDGRILTKTRTFEEADCNINTSEVRLQGHEEEGLLWDHAATLSEDEEAMVEELLMKLIESLVGNGESPFLTNLCRCLDSRHLDLVRECLVTVKWLSSSLSKLMNVGFHLPAFLALISQLKGILENGELELKTLASVSLLNFSKISECRTLLKTMAEDIAPLLHRLVDVTWTAKQLHAIVSGGNL